The window TCGAAGTCGGCGTCGTCGCCGAGCCGCGGGTCGATGCGGTGGTGTTCGACGGTGTCGTAGCCGTGGGTGGACGAGGCGAAGATCGGGCCGAGCGCGAGGCCGTTGAGTCCGAGGTCGATGAGGTGGTCGAGCCAGGGTTCGAGTCGCTCGAGACGGTGTTCGACGGGGCGTGTTGTCGGGTCGTCGTCGGGCCTGATGGGGGCGCCGAGGAACCCGAGCGGATAGAGGTGCCACCACATGACGTGCTCGACCCAGGCGGGTTCGGGGTGGCGCTGTGTCACGGTGACCTGCAATCCGGGTGCTCGCCCATCGTCGTCCGGCGGGGTCGCCCTCGCCCTGGCACCGTCATGGTGGCACATGCGAGCGCGGGCACGCCCCGGGCCGGTCGTGGTAGCACGTCGTGGCAGGCGTTCCGCGGTGGACGGCGCTCGGAGAGCGCTGCCCGGGTCGCCCACGAAGAAGTGCGGGTGGCCGCGCACGAGGAAACGCGGAGGTCCTGCAGGGGCGATCGCGGGCGTTCACGCAGAGGCAACCGCGGGCGGCCCCTCACAGGCAGGCGCAGGCAGTCGCGCGGAGGCAATCGCAATCGGTCGCGCACCAACACGCGCGGGCGATCGCGGTGAGCGGTCGTTCCGCGGGTGGGTGGCAGCGTAGGCGGGCGGAGAAGCCCCCGAGCGGTGGTGCATCCATCGTCGTGTGCACGACGGCCGCGTAAGGTGCCGGGATGCCGGTTCTCGAGCGTCCGCACGTGCGCTTCCACGAGTCGTTCCTGGCGGCGCGCCGGGAGTGGGTTGGCGAGCACCAGCCGGGTGCGGGCCTTCGCGGTTCGGACGACCCGGTGTCGCCGGACGGGTTCGCCGCGTGGGTGGATCGATTGCTCGCGGAGGAGCGGCACGTCGACGGTCCCGGCCTCGTGACGTGCACGTACCGCTGGATCGTGGACGACGCCCGGTATCTGGGCTCGATCTCGCTCCGGCACGAGTTGACGCCGTTCCTCTTCGACGAGGGAGGGCACATCGGCTACGGTCTGCGACCGTCGGCACGGGGACGTGGCCTCGGCAGCTGGGCGCTGCGGCGCATGCTCGTGCAGGCACGGAACCGTCGGATGGGCACGGTGCTCGTGACGTGCGACGACGACAACATCGCCTCGTCACGCACGATCGAGGCATGCGGCGGAGTGCTGGAGGACATCAGGCGGAACGAGGTCGGCCGCGTGTATCGACGCTATTGGATCGCGCTCGACTGACGGCGGCCTCGCGCGTTCGCGACGCGGTCGCACATTCCCCACGCGGTCGCAGATTCGCGACGCGTTCGCATTGCGACGTGGACGGGCGCTCTCGACGCCACTGCAGGTTCGCGACTCGAGCGCATGTTCGCCGGGCGCGCGACGCGGGGCGCCGCGGGTGGCTCGCCTGAGGTCGCGGACTCGGCCATTGGGGATGACTCGCGTCTTTGACCGTGTTCGACCGTGTTCGGTCGTCGTCGCGGCGCCGGGCCGGCTCCGCATCCGCTGCACAAGGCATATGGGGGATCGTCTCGGTGGGTTGGTTTCAGGCTCGTCGGTTGAGGCGGGTGGTGTGTCGGAGTGGTGCGGTGGTGTGGGGGTGCCAGTGGGCGTGGGGGTCGTACCAGTGGGGTGGTTTGAGTTCGGGGGTGCCGTGGTTCATGCGGATCTGCCAGCCGGTGCGGTCGAGGTTGCGGTGGTGGTACCAGCACAACAAGACGCCGTTGTCGGTGTGGGTGGGGCCGCCGTGAGCGTGTTCGGTGACGTGGTGGATCTCGCACCACGCGGCGGGCGTGCCGCAGCCGGGGATCAGGCAGCCGCCGTCGCGCAGCGCGATCGCGCGGCGTTGGTCGCGGTCGAAGACGCGTTGTTGGGTGCCGATGCGGCGGATCTGGCCGTGGTCGTCGAGGGTGACGCGTTGCACGATGCCCGCACAGGCGGTGTGGCGGGCGGTGGCGAGGGGGACGGGTTCGTCCTGCCCGGTCGCGTAGGCCCAGCCGCGGCCCTCGACGAGGTCGCGTTCGCGGACCTGCACGACCAGCACGGGTGCCGCGCCGCCCATCGTGGGCAACCGGTTCGCGGCGGCGGCGACGCGCAGCGCGGTCGTGAACGCGTCGTGGAGGAGTTGCGGGCGGGTGCGGTCATCGACCGGACCGAACTCCCCCTCGAGCCCGTGACGAGCACCGACCCCACCACGGGCATCGGCCCCGGCGTCCGCGTCGACCCCGGCGACGCTCCCGGTGCCGTCGCCGCGAGCATCGTGCGCGGCGCTCGCGCTCGGGTGGGCGAGGCCCGCGAGGGTGGGGTGGAAACGCACCGCGTGCCCGTCGGGGCCGGGCGTGCCGTCGCCCGCGCGGGGCGCGGCCAGCGCGGAATCGATCAACCGCAACTGCGCCGCGGTCTCGATCAACAAGTGCCCACTGATCGGCACCAACCCCTCACGCGCGACCCCCAACCGCAGACCCCGACGCCGCAACGCGCGCTGCTCACACGGCTCGGCACCATCCTGATCAAGCACCATCGACCACACCCGCGCCTGCACCCGCAACTGCTCCGCACACGCCCGACCCGCCCGCACCCCGAACACCCCACCACCGGAACCGGCACGGCCCTCGGCGTCGGCAGCACCATCGCCATCGGCGCCGTCGTGAACATCGGGATCGGCATCGGACGCGGCTTCGGCGTCGCGGCCCGCAGCGTCGTCGTCCGCGCGGCCCAGCCTCGGCCCGAGCACGAGCGGCCCGCTCGCCTCGCCCGCCAACGCCGCATCCGCCGCCCGGAACATGCCCGCATCCGCCCGCGCCGACGCCGCCAGCAACGCGCCCGTGCACGCCAACACGCCCTCCACCCCCACATGCCCCGCGACCATCGCGCCGCGCACCGCCGCGCACCGCGCCTCGAGCACCTCACCCGACAACGCATCCACGCCGCCCCGCACCGCCGACGCCGCCCGCAACCACCGCGCGGCAGCCCCCGCCGAGGTGCCCGTCGCACGCCGCAACACCTCGTTCACCGAGCGACAACCCCGCCGCGACGACAACCGCCCCGCCCCCAGATGCGGCGCCGAGCGCGCCTGCACCTCACCCGCGACCTCGACCACCAGCCCCTCGACCCGCCGCAACAACTCCCCCGCGACCACCGCGAGCTCCAACACACCCTCATCACTCTCACCACGCACGGCTTCGCCCGAGAGGACCTCGCCCAGTAGCCCCACCAGGGCACCGGACACCTCCCGTACACGCTCCGCCGTCGATTCCATACCCCCACCCTCACCCCACCCACCGACACCAGACCCCACCCCCACACCACACCCGCACCACCAGCAACAACCCCCACCAGGACACAGGAAAACCCCAGGTTCAGGAGGCTGTCCGTGGCGTCGCGCGAGCATCCCGGTGATGCGCCCGCGTCAGATGTCGAGTTCCTCGACCGCCGGTCGATCGGCGGCCGCCTCGAGGGCGCGCACGAGGTCTGCCGGCACGTCGTCGGCCATGGCGGCGATGTCGGCGTACACCCGCAACGTCCGGGGCCCCGACGCCCACCACTCGCCGCGCCACTCGTCACTCTGCTCGCCGGGGCCACCGTGCTCGTCGCGCACGTCGTCCCAGTCCCCGACGTCGGCCATCGCCGACCAGTCGGGATCGTCGCGCTGGTAGACCGCGAACTGACCACGAGCCGTGCGATAGACCCGGAAGGTCCGAGCCCGTCCCGCCTCGACACGCTCGAATCGCAGGACCGGTGCCCCGGTGAACCGCTTGGTGACCACGACGGGCCCCTCGTCGACCGCGAGTTCGATGGTTCGCATCTCGTCTCCTCCCGTGTCTCGACGGCGCTTCGCCACGTAGAGGCGAAGTCCTTCCGCCACCGCCGTCGAGAGCGATCCGGCGAGCGCGGCCGCCTGCTCGAACAGGGGCAGATCGGACTCGGACACGTACACGTTCTTCGATGGCATGCACATAACTATGCGCATATGGATCATCGATCGCAAGGTGCCCGTTCAAATTGCCGGCGCACCGCGGGCCAACCGTTGACCACCGACACCGACCACTGACGCCCGACGCCCGACGCAGCACGCCGAGCACCGCCACCACACGCGAGCCTGCGCTCGGACGGATCGAGCCCGACTCCGAGCGCGTTGTCGCACTGGCCGGGTACGGTCACCGCATGACCGTGCAACGTCTGGACAACACTGCGATCGTCGTCGAGGACCTCGACGCGGCCGTCGCCTTCTTCACCGCACTCGGGCTCTCCATCGACGGGCGCGCCGAGATCTCGGGGCCATGGGCCGACGAGACGGTCGGCCTCGAGGGCATCCGCAGCGAGATCGCCGTGCTCCGCACGCCCGACGGCCACGGCCGAATCGAGCTCACGCACTACCGCGAGCCCGAGGCCGTGCCGGCGGCGCCGCCCGCACCGAACACGATCGGCCTGCACCGCGTCATGTTCGCGGTCGACGACCTCGAGGCGACCGTCGAGCGACTACTGCCCCACGGCGCCGAGTTGCTCGGCGAGATCGCCCAGTACGAGGACGCCTATCTCCTGTGCTACCTGCGCGGCCCCTCGGGCATCATCGTCGCGCTCGCGCAGGAGATCGGCTGACCCGGTCGAACTGACGAGTCCGGAGCGCGGAAGCCTCGATGAGCGAGTGAGCCGCGCGGTCGGGAGGTTCCCCCGGGCCGCGCGTCGACGCGAGGCTCAGCGCTTCTCCTTGCCCTCCACGTCGCCGCTCAGCGCCGCGATGAACGCCTCCTGGGGCACCTCCACGCGACCGACCATCTTCATGCGCTTCTTGCCCTCCTTCTGCTTCTCGAGGAGCTTGCGCTTGCGCGAGATGTCACCGCCGTAACACTTCGCGAGCACGTCCTTGCGGATCGCGCGGATCGTCTCACGCGCGATGATCCGCGCCCCGATCGCCGCCTGGATCGGCACCTCGAACTGCTGCCGCGGGATCAGCTTCCGCAACCGCTCCGCCATCATCGTGCCGTACGAGTACGCCTTGTCCTTGTGCACGATCGCACTGAACGCATCGACCTTCTCGCCCTGCAGCAGGATGTCGACCTTCACGAGCTCCGCCGCCTGCTCACCCATCGGCTCGTAGTCGAGCGACGCATACCCCTGCGTCCGGCTCTTCAGGTGGTCGAAGAAGTCGAACACGATCTCACCGAGCGGCATCGAATACCGCAGCTCGACGCGCTCCTCCGACAGGTAGTCCATCGAGATGAGCGACCCGCGACGCGACTCGCACAGCTCCATGATCTTGCCGACGTAGTCCTTCGGCGCGAGGATGGCGGCCCGCACGAGCGGCTCGCGCACCTCGATGATGCGCCCCTCCGGGTACTCCGACGGGTTCGTGACCGTGTGGACCGCGTTGTCCTCGGTCGTCACCTCGTACACGACCGACGGCGCCGTCGTGATGAGATCGAGGTCGAACTCGCGACGCAGCCGCTCCGTCACGATCTCGAGGTGCAGCAGCCCGAGGAACCCGACGCGGAACCCGAACCCGAGCGCGACCGACGTCTCGGGCTCGTAGTTCAGCGCGGCATCCGAGAGCTTCAGCTTGTCGAGCGCCTCGCGCAGCTCCGGGTAGTCGCTCGCGTCGATCGGGTAGAGCCCCGAGAACACCATCGGCTTCGGTTCGGTGTAACCCGCGAGCGCGTCCGTCGCCGGGCGACTCGCGTTCGTGACCGTGTCGCCGACCTTCGACTGGCGCACGTCCTTCACGCCCGTGATGAGGTACCCCACCTCGCCGACGCCCAGCCCCTTCGCGGCCACCGGCTCGGGCGCCGAGACGCCGATCTCGAGCAGCTCGTGCGTCGCCCCCGTCGACATCATCTCCACCCGCTCGCGGCTTCGCAGGTTGCCGTCGACCATGCGCACGTAGGTGACGACGCCGCGGTACGCGTCGTAGACCGAGTCGAAGATCATCGCCCGCGCGGGCGCGTCCTCGACGCCGACCGGCGCCGGCACGCGCTCCACGACGCGGTCGAGCAGCGCCTCGACACCCATGCCCGTCTTCCCGCTCACCCGCAGCACGTCCTCGGCGTCACCACCGATGAGGTTCGCGATCTCACCCGCGAACCGCTGCGGATCCGCGGCCGGGAGGTCGATCTTGTTGAGCACCGGGATGATCTCGAGGTCGTTCTCGAGCGCCAGATACAGGTTCGCGAGCGTCTGCGCCTCGATGCCCTGTGCCGCGTCGACGAGCAGGATCGCGCCCTCGCACGCCGCGAGCGAGCGCGACACCTCGTACGAGAAGTCGACGTGCCCGGGTGTGTCGATCATGTTGAGGATGAACTCCTCACCGTCGACCCCCCACTGCATGCGCACGGCCTGCGACTTGATCGTGATGCCGCGCTCGCGCTCGATGTCCATGCGGTCCAGGTACTGGGCCCGCATCTCGCGCTCCTCCACCGAACCGGTGAGCTGCAGCATGCGATCGGCGAGCGTCGACTTGCCGTGGTCGATGTGGGCGATGATGCAGAAGTTCCGGATGCGAG is drawn from Pseudoclavibacter chungangensis and contains these coding sequences:
- a CDS encoding GNAT family N-acetyltransferase; this encodes MPVLERPHVRFHESFLAARREWVGEHQPGAGLRGSDDPVSPDGFAAWVDRLLAEERHVDGPGLVTCTYRWIVDDARYLGSISLRHELTPFLFDEGGHIGYGLRPSARGRGLGSWALRRMLVQARNRRMGTVLVTCDDDNIASSRTIEACGGVLEDIRRNEVGRVYRRYWIALD
- a CDS encoding DUF222 domain-containing protein, which translates into the protein MGLLGEVLSGEAVRGESDEGVLELAVVAGELLRRVEGLVVEVAGEVQARSAPHLGAGRLSSRRGCRSVNEVLRRATGTSAGAAARWLRAASAVRGGVDALSGEVLEARCAAVRGAMVAGHVGVEGVLACTGALLAASARADAGMFRAADAALAGEASGPLVLGPRLGRADDDAAGRDAEAASDADPDVHDGADGDGAADAEGRAGSGGGVFGVRAGRACAEQLRVQARVWSMVLDQDGAEPCEQRALRRRGLRLGVAREGLVPISGHLLIETAAQLRLIDSALAAPRAGDGTPGPDGHAVRFHPTLAGLAHPSASAAHDARGDGTGSVAGVDADAGADARGGVGARHGLEGEFGPVDDRTRPQLLHDAFTTALRVAAAANRLPTMGGAAPVLVVQVRERDLVEGRGWAYATGQDEPVPLATARHTACAGIVQRVTLDDHGQIRRIGTQQRVFDRDQRRAIALRDGGCLIPGCGTPAAWCEIHHVTEHAHGGPTHTDNGVLLCWYHHRNLDRTGWQIRMNHGTPELKPPHWYDPHAHWHPHTTAPLRHTTRLNRRA
- a CDS encoding EXLDI protein translates to MPSKNVYVSESDLPLFEQAAALAGSLSTAVAEGLRLYVAKRRRDTGGDEMRTIELAVDEGPVVVTKRFTGAPVLRFERVEAGRARTFRVYRTARGQFAVYQRDDPDWSAMADVGDWDDVRDEHGGPGEQSDEWRGEWWASGPRTLRVYADIAAMADDVPADLVRALEAAADRPAVEELDI
- a CDS encoding VOC family protein; translated protein: MTVQRLDNTAIVVEDLDAAVAFFTALGLSIDGRAEISGPWADETVGLEGIRSEIAVLRTPDGHGRIELTHYREPEAVPAAPPAPNTIGLHRVMFAVDDLEATVERLLPHGAELLGEIAQYEDAYLLCYLRGPSGIIVALAQEIG
- the lepA gene encoding translation elongation factor 4, with product MSPRASTPLEPAATPPARIRNFCIIAHIDHGKSTLADRMLQLTGSVEEREMRAQYLDRMDIERERGITIKSQAVRMQWGVDGEEFILNMIDTPGHVDFSYEVSRSLAACEGAILLVDAAQGIEAQTLANLYLALENDLEIIPVLNKIDLPAADPQRFAGEIANLIGGDAEDVLRVSGKTGMGVEALLDRVVERVPAPVGVEDAPARAMIFDSVYDAYRGVVTYVRMVDGNLRSRERVEMMSTGATHELLEIGVSAPEPVAAKGLGVGEVGYLITGVKDVRQSKVGDTVTNASRPATDALAGYTEPKPMVFSGLYPIDASDYPELREALDKLKLSDAALNYEPETSVALGFGFRVGFLGLLHLEIVTERLRREFDLDLITTAPSVVYEVTTEDNAVHTVTNPSEYPEGRIIEVREPLVRAAILAPKDYVGKIMELCESRRGSLISMDYLSEERVELRYSMPLGEIVFDFFDHLKSRTQGYASLDYEPMGEQAAELVKVDILLQGEKVDAFSAIVHKDKAYSYGTMMAERLRKLIPRQQFEVPIQAAIGARIIARETIRAIRKDVLAKCYGGDISRKRKLLEKQKEGKKRMKMVGRVEVPQEAFIAALSGDVEGKEKR